From Plutella xylostella chromosome 23, ilPluXylo3.1, whole genome shotgun sequence:
GAATGCAACCAACCTGATTTGAATGTGCCTCCTTTACCTATCaaggtttattttaaaataccaaCAACAATAAACCGATATAAAATACTATGAATTTTGTGAAGACTATTACGTTGTGTTGGTCCGACGTTCACAAACAGATTAACAACTTTTAAGGCTTCTTTGCTTTAAATTAGTTACGCGccattaaaactaaataaactaGGCTTCAATAATAACAGGAAACACCGATTCTTTAATTGTTTTAGAACAACCTCGATATATCTATTTGGTAAATAAGTAGAATTTGTTGGTAAACAACGTGTTTTTCCGAGTGGAACTTAAATCTTTTCGATACCTTATGGTATGATTTATTTGGAGATTTTTTCTTTGATAGGTTCATAGAATATTAAGAAGGTACAGCATCATAACTAGCACAGGGCGAATGACGTTGTTTTGCGACCTATGTGTGCCTGTCAAGATTCGAACCTACGCTTACTTGGCAGTTAGGTACTTGGCTACTAACCACTGAGCTATAACTTTCAATCTCAGTAAATACCTAGCAATCTTATCTTAGTTACCAGgtacatagatatttattaactTGGTCGTCAATAATTTAACTTCCTCCCCTTTTATCTTATTTACggtatcaaatcaaatattttttgctatCAGTTTACGTTTgcccataattattatctaaccTTGACATtataaaacatgtttttacTCTTGTTTACTATTCTCCATTACTACAATACCTCATACCTCATAACAAATATTAGATGACCATCAATAAATCACAACTTTCCTTCGTCTAATTATAAGCTAACttcggtaggtacctaccagaTTTTCAAGCTAGAATAGAAAGCTAATTCTAGTTTAGGATGTGCCTAGGTACaaggtaggttaggtaggaCCTACCGAAAAACAAGCATTGTTAAATATTCTTATTATTTCCAGGTTTTTTAAAACCAACAAAATTATACTAAGATACCTCACGATAAAAATCTGATAAGCTTATTTGATTTTCAAGATATCTAACTAACCTACCAGTTTATTATATGTCCAAGATGTATAACACTGTTAAGCGTACGAAATCAGGTAAGTAACTAGTTGAAATATGTAATATCATATTGTTTGGAAGAGTTTTTAGCAAGCTTGTTGTAGCGTTTGGTTATAAATAGGATTAGTAGATAGGATCAATGACCGCACCTATAATAGATCCGTGCGTTTAGTCAAGAAAAAGCATAACTAAATACTTCAAATATAATAAGCATAAGTCATAACTACTCACAATTGAAACGAAACGAATTTTCATCTAAAGTCTGTGCAGTGTTTTTTTAGTGAATTACCTATTTTATGAGCAAGTTTAGTTACTTTAGCAAGGTGGTTTGCTTTAGAAGAAAAGTTTTTCTTTGGATTTTCATCAATTTCCAGGAAGTATTTCAATATGTTTTTCCGGAATGCTTGGAAAATCTTGGGAGAGGTATATGTCCAGCGATGGGCGATTACagactgatgatgacgatgatgttTTTTCGCGATGCACCTTTTACAGATGTAAAGGCAAACTGTACAGCAATTTAATGCAATCTGAAGCTATAGGCACCTATATATCGGGAAAAAATGCCGGCGCGTACTCCAATAGCATTTCAAAACtaaaataggaaaaaaaacttactttaatCTAAGTATTTGTTGAACCGGCTAGTCACACCACCTTTAAACAGAATAAATAACGACATGCTGCTAATCTGTGAGTGTTTTATATACGTGATAATACTTTATCTAATCTTCACCTCTGAATCAAATCCTAGATAATGACTGGATgatttttttcgcgatttcTCACAGAATTAGCTCGAACATCTGAGGATTGTTTAAACTTCTTTCTTAATTAGGTAATTCAACTTCGATTAAGATTTTTTATCACGTTGCGATGTACATCTATTATACTtgcgtatttttttaaactctaCCTTAAAGTAGAACCAAAAATTTGAGTTTTTCGAGGACTTACCATATTTTCTCCATGCAGATCCGCGTACAAACATAAGGTAGAGACCAAAAACACCCAAACTTTACACATAATAacagatatttttataattggcTAAGTTCAGTCAGTCAGTTCATATCAAAATCACCTAACTactcatataataaatatagcaaAATGTTAATATAATTGGCTACCTCCTAAAAGTAGGACTAGGAACCATCTATATAGTTAGGAACCGAAATATTTTTACACCAGGGTACTCTACCTTTGTTTCATGGCAATTTAgtttgaattttattaaattgtaaaaCTGCGATTTGATTAAGAATGCTATTCTTTTTCGCGGAAAATATGTAGAAGTACTTTGTTTCTACATGCTCATAGCACGGAGCAATAACGTgaggtaaaaaatatttattacgatttttatcaaattgtacctaaataatacTAAACGTTCTACTAATGACTAATACTAAAATCTTTTCAGCCGCCTCACTAACAACATTATCAGGAGGTGAGGTGATTTATCGGCATAAAAGACAAAACTCTCATAAGTGAGTTAGGGGGGCGGCAGAGAATCTCTCTGGCTTGCATCATTTCTGCAAACAAAGCATGGCAATATGGGATACAACCCGCGCAGGACAATACGTGAGAAAATGAATACGCGGTCGCTCTCTCGAGTGAGCGCGATACGAACGTTTTATCTTTATCATGTCTTGTCATGCCCATCTTGCTGCCCGTGCTACGTATGCTGATGAAACGTCAACATCACCTCGGTGGTCTCCATTAAAACTTCAACACACCCAGATATTTAACTTATGACGTCTATGACTATGATAATCTAGTAATCACAGGCAATTTTAAcaagataaacaatattttattaatcatatgTTGGCTTCTCTTTTTGATAGTGTGATTAAATCTGAGATAGATATACTTTTGCCGCTTGATAAATGGTATTCGACGATCATCATTATgataacaatttaaaaataagaagtcaaaattataaaattgtacttACAGTATATTTAGTAacacttatgtaggtatattataaataaaatatcacctTGGCTTATCAACATTTAACACTTCCAGTCCTTTACCAAACACACATACTGTTGCCTTATCACTGAAATAGAAATAATTTGCATTACTTATAATGTTGGTTGACAATATCCATAATTTGTATATGTTTATGCAAGATTGAACATCCAGTACAGTTATTTTATGGTAGTTATTAACTTTATCTTCACCTGGTTTCGCAAATAACATCTATTCCTTGAATATCGGGGACATCACTGTATCGTTGGCTAACAAAACTACATGTTAGACCATCATCATTCATTTCATATTTACTCAAAGTTATCCTTTGATCTATGGAAGTACTGAGTATAAGATTTCTACCCATGAAGCTCAATCCTGTCACTTCTGAACAATGAAAGTTATCTACTTTTGTCTCCTGTGTTTCTGTacatttaaagtttttaaacttgATATTATTTACATGAATTGCATTATCGTCACCCCCTGTAGCAAATATTACTTCATCTTTCGATATTACTTTGACATCGACACTGTTAATTCcagatttatttgttgttgtcacAAAGAAAGGCTTAGCATCATCTGTAATGATGTCATGTTCAATGTTATTAGATATTAAATCATCTGTTACATTCCAAAATGCTACTTGCCCTCTCGTTGTACAAGTTATGAGAATatatttttcctgaaatttaaatgttttggtTTTCAGTATGCAAGTCTTGTGGTATTTTATTACGCCAGCTGGTTTGAAACTGTTATTTTTATCTGAATACTCAAACTCGTACAGTCTAAGTATTGCATCTGAACATGCAGCCACTATAAGAAATTTTCCATTATCTACTTTGATGATTTCAATATCCATCATTCTCATTTCAGGGTCAACGTCTACACCACAACTCTTCCAATTCTGGTTTCCTTTCCTTTCTTTATCTGTGCCTCTCACTTGATAATCTACAAGTTCTTCCGACTCTACAGTCAATTTATTCTCAATGTCTTTAAATTCAATCACCTTTATGCATATTTGAGCTCTTCCACCCGCTGATACTAATGTAATCTTTGTACTATCTAAATTGAACGTTTTGACTGTTCTTATACTagataaatgtttaaatatagCAGAATCGTGAAAGGACGGTCcattttctgtatttttataaatagatattCGAAGTGTCGTGTCTTCGCCGCCAGAAATTAAATATATGGCGGATTTGTCTTCAAGTAAATGAGACTGCAAACAGTTAATTTCTTTAGTGTGACACCCATTCACGATATTTTTGGAAACTATTTTGCTGAGTTGAAATATTGATTCATGTAATTCAGAATTCTTCAAATATATCAACTTGATAAATTCGTCATAATTATCTTGTATTTGTTCAATATATCTAACGGCGTCCCAGGATCTATGCCCGCCACCACATGGTACTTCAACTAGCTTCGATCTATTAGTTATATCATAAACTACAAACACTATTTCTTGAAAACCACACACAATATTCTCATTTTTATCTAGAAATTTTTCAACCCATTCAAAGTTCAAATCTATACTTTTCATATATTTAACTGTATCGTAGGCTAGATCAAAATGTTTAACGGTTCCATCTCTTCCGGTTGTTATTATACCATTATCTATAATGGTTATTGAGGTAGGGCCATATCTGCCATGAACTTTGTTGAGGGTTTTCACTGGATTATTTTTACCAATAATGTAAATGTGTACATTACCGCAACGGTCTCCAACTGCAAATAGCCTGTTCTTTGAATCTATTCCGGCGGCTGTCAGCCATCTTTCTTTAGATTGTGGCAGTGAGAAATTAGTGACAGTCTCTACCTCATTGCCTTTCGATGCAAGAATAGTTATATTTCCATTATCGCTACACACAACCAAATGTCTATTTCCCGCCCAATgcattgataaaattttaccaaACTTCATCTTGGTGTTGACTAATTTTCGAAGTGTTGGCTCGCCTTTACAGGTTTCGGCGAAAACATCTAAATTCCCGGCCATGTCCGCGACAGCTACAAATTGTTTGCACGATGATAAACTCATGAGTTTATAAGTACTTTCGTGTGTGAGTTTGTGTGTCTCTGTTACTGATTTCAACACAACATCATAAAATTGCAATTCATCCCTTTCATTCAATATAACAATATTTCTTCTTGTAGTAAAATAAATCTTCTTGGGGTTTCCTACATCTGCATGTAAAATCTCATGTTCTCCATATTCTTTGGCTACAGTTAGTGGATGCAATACCAAGCCACTGTCACCTCCTCCTGTTACCAAGTTCTTTCTGTCTGCATCCAGTGACCAAATGCATCCATTTTGATGGGccatatttttctttaatatATTTCCTTGGAAGTCCCAGAAACAGACAACAGAATCTTCTCCTACAGATATGATTAAATCATCTGTAATGTATGATCTCATGACGCGGGCTGTATGGCCATACACCTCATATTTGCTGTCATAAGCTACAGTCTTCCAATATTCCTTTGTGTTGGCCGGAGTAGTCACTGTGGTACTCGGACCCCAGATTCGGATAGACCTGTCATCTGAGGTAGTAACAATCAGCTGCTTTTGTATGTCGCAGGATATTGAGAATATTACTccctgaaaataaatagttctAGGTTGCAGAAATggatttatatattttgaatagcAGAATTTTAAGTATGTAATAGCTGGTAGTGGTTACATTTTATTGAGGGGCAAGTATGCTGATGGTGATTTGATATTCAGATGCAGATAACAGAATAATTGAGGTTCTGCTTGTTGGGTGAACTTTGGTGCATGTCCTTCCTACCTCTGGGTTTAAGAAAATGGACTACAAATCATCCTTATTTTACTCAGTAttctaaaaaacataaagTAAATACTCACCCTATGTCCTTTGAGGGACATAAGTGGCTCAGTTTCACTGCAGGCATGGATGATGACATCCGTGAAGACAGTTCCTGCCAGGACCAGGACATCATCATCTAGAGGCACAAGACAACCACTGTACAGTATAGAGTTGTCTTTACTGTGGAATGAAGTGATAAGAAAAGGTTCTTGACTGGTATTCCATATCTGCAGGAAAAAAAAGATTATAGCTGGCTTCATTTTCTATACAAGTGTTAAATAtctaattaattttttttattccagcGCAACTATCTATACCTTTGCAAAGTAGATTCAAACAACATTCTAGCCTATAAAAATTTGTGAACTCTATGACATGTTTTTGTGAATTCATTCCAGTTTAAATTTGACTAATGatgataattaataaatttaaaatagtgTTTATGTACCTGAACAACATTATGTGCTGTAAGAGCAGCTATTTCTTCCTCCTTGGTCCAGACAACAGCATGTAACCAATCATCACAAATGATTGGACCAACTCTTGGATTTAGCCTCAATACTTTCCTATCACGATTAAAGGACCAGTCTATAGATGCAATGGAAAACTGTTTGCCTCCGAATATAATAACATTTCCTTCATATTTTGATGGTATGAagccatatattttttgacctCTCAGAACATGTTCAGTTTGCAATAACTTCTTGGTTACAATGTCGTAAACGTGAGCCCAACTGCCAATTCCTAAAATATATAGAAACAGCCTTTAGTGCATAGAAACAGAAAATGGAAAAGCGGAATAATAACATAACCTCTGAATGACAATACCTGCTAATACAATGTTACCAAACAGTTTTACAGCAGTTATATCAGTTTTTATAATGTGTGGTATAGGTACAGACATTATCACAgttttgtattaaattttataatacataaacCGATACAATGTAAATCAAAATAAGTTTCACGCGTTTGTTTactatttcaacttttgacaTTTTGGTTTTTGACATAGACTTGTCAAAAAGCGAAAATGTTGCAACGTTTCATTTCATCAAAATCCTTCCATTtaaatggaaaaatatttaagtttttattccTTGCTGGTTACCATTCTACAAAAAaatttgtattaaattttcatttcTATTCGTAAGAGATTCTTaatgttcttcttcttcatcagCTCGAGCGTCCCGTCTGCTAACCAAGAGAAAATAAACTGCTACCTACGTTACGTAGGGCGGATATCCGGATCCGGAGCGAGCATCCGTCGCTGGGCTCCAATCCTCGATTTCCGCTTCCGTCGcggaaaaaatacctactccACAGTGTTGTGAACAGTtcgagtaggtacttaataccaAAGGGaatgtttaattttgatttactataagtaattaaataccGTGGGACTGCCAGTGGCACCTCAGGATCCAGAGATATAATAGAGAGaggagtaagtacttatatttttttaccttgGATTAAAATAGACCTAAAGTTAATCataagtagttacttatatttttaacagacCTATTGGACCCTGTTGTAAGTTGTGACTAGGATCGGATCTTCGATCAGATGAATAAACTCACAAACATAAAAGCAAGGTGACGATTCACTCCAAGGACCTATACTTCTTTAACGAGAAGACTCACTCCATCCATACTTCATAATAGTGATGTACTATTCCaggtaaattaataaataaattgtcggtaaatatgaaacattaactttattattattttgataacCACAAGATAGTGTAAGGTATTTACAATTTAACTACTGCAACAACATCATTATACTTCATTGAGTTATGTTAATCTGATTGATATTGATTCAGAGGGTAATgttctttgtattttttcaaatGCTGCTCCATCTGCTGCATTTGTTTCCTGAAACAAAAGACATAGGCTGTTTATTTGATTTACAAAATTAacctataataaaaatattcaggAACTTACATATTCAAAGCTTGTAATGGCCATGCCTCACGTAGGTACTTTAGTATCTTTGGCGAATATAGTGTATGCTAAAACTCGTATTCAACTATATCACTAGTAGCAAATAGTAagtgattaataaaataaatagttaacaTACTGTAGCCTCGGGGGCATGTCGTGGTAGACTTCCTCCAGCATTTCCTTCCAGTGTGGCTTTTGTTTCTTCTCAGCGTCTTGCATGGTCTTGACGACGTTGTCACGGGACTCCTTCAACCAGGCCTTGTCCTCCTCATCACTCCATAAACCTGggaatatatattatgttttttttaatattagttagttaaCTACTAAAGTATCCCGAGATGTGATAGCACCTACCTATACGTAGTGTACTTTTATTACTAGACTAACGCAAATTTTACTAGACAACAATGTCATCATGCACCCAATCTATCGTTCTAGTGTTTAGCGATGTATTCTAAGGCCGAGATAAATAGTCGTTGCTTAGCACTTGCTCAAACTAATGCTTAGCCAAGTACGACTTCACCtgtagagcgatccggaaaaaacgcagcacattctattcgatagtctattcgaaagtgctgtcaacctgtcaacaaccaaatggcggtgtatagatttgcgaaagtttgacagctatcattccataggtcattgtcagaataatattatgtactctgtggtcattcttttcgaaactcattcgaaaggtaaaaagtgttcaaaagtgctgtcaaggtgacaatagtcgcactcgcattcgattctattcgttagctcgaattttcgtgatacgggtactgaaCTAAGTCGAGTTGCAATGAGTCTCTAAAATAGACACTACTTAGCGTTTGCTCGGCTAAGTCACTGGCTTAGAACCTGTTTTGTCAAATCTGCGTcaaatgtatatatttatttatctgtggtcatagtttcattcattcattccgtagttttttagcaaatttggtataaatgtGGTCAATTGTGGTCTGTGGATAGCCTGAGagcttagaataataattcctTACAACTAGTGCAGCCACTTACCGCCAGGTGGCGACTCTCCCCGTGCTATAAAAGTTCACgttcatatttatttcttaattaaCCCTCGGCGAAAATAGgagtattatatattatgtttaatgtGTCTGTGTATGTATTTGTCAGCTGAATCAATTTCCGATTAGTTTTTTTACGATGATTggtaataggtataatataaccCAGAGtgcctacctatattttattaaaataaacttagcAGTTCCAAAGTTCTGcgattcttttatttttagttttgaatGTCGGTTTTCTCCCATAAAAATTCCTATAAACAAACCAATTGATAATAAATACCACAACTATTTATTTCAACGGCGTGCTAAGCAAGGGCCAAGTCTTGACAAATGTGAACTCGAACTCGGCTAAGTCAGAGTGCGAACTCCGTAGCTTAGTCTGTGCTCAAGTAGTGTCTATGATAGTGAAATTGTGTTCTAAGCATGTGCTTAAGCTAAGACTCCGTCTTAGTTTCGTCTATTTATCTTGGCCTAAGAAAAGAAGTAGAGTAGGTCGACGAACCTTTTCTTTCCAAGTAAAGTTTAAGCTTCTGAATGGGACTTTCGTCTTTCGTCCATTTTTCGATTTCTTCCACAGATCGGTAAGCTGTGCTGTCGTCGGAAGTGGAGTGATGGCCAACTCTGCGAAGAATGAGATATCGAATGGACATTTAATAATATCCATGTAACTATAAGTATACAAAattggtttttgtttttaggaAGAGCGTAACATGGGCAAACTGATGCTTAACGCGGAGACTGATATTTGTACAAATCTTTAAGCTGCAAGATGGAAAACTGGCAGTAGGCTCACCccttataaactttattagtTACATTGAAtctaaatacaaaaaaaatgtgaaaTGCGGATCTAGT
This genomic window contains:
- the LOC125488589 gene encoding WD repeat-containing protein 6-like, which gives rise to MSVPIPHIIKTDITAVKLFGNIVLAGIGSWAHVYDIVTKKLLQTEHVLRGQKIYGFIPSKYEGNVIIFGGKQFSIASIDWSFNRDRKVLRLNPRVGPIICDDWLHAVVWTKEEEIAALTAHNVVQIWNTSQEPFLITSFHSKDNSILYSGCLVPLDDDVLVLAGTVFTDVIIHACSETEPLMSLKGHRGVIFSISCDIQKQLIVTTSDDRSIRIWGPSTTVTTPANTKEYWKTVAYDSKYEVYGHTARVMRSYITDDLIISVGEDSVVCFWDFQGNILKKNMAHQNGCIWSLDADRKNLVTGGGDSGLVLHPLTVAKEYGEHEILHADVGNPKKIYFTTRRNIVILNERDELQFYDVVLKSVTETHKLTHESTYKLMSLSSCKQFVAVADMAGNLDVFAETCKGEPTLRKLVNTKMKFGKILSMHWAGNRHLVVCSDNGNITILASKGNEVETVTNFSLPQSKERWLTAAGIDSKNRLFAVGDRCGNVHIYIIGKNNPVKTLNKVHGRYGPTSITIIDNGIITTGRDGTVKHFDLAYDTVKYMKSIDLNFEWVEKFLDKNENIVCGFQEIVFVVYDITNRSKLVEVPCGGGHRSWDAVRYIEQIQDNYDEFIKLIYLKNSELHESIFQLSKIVSKNIVNGCHTKEINCLQSHLLEDKSAIYLISGGEDTTLRISIYKNTENGPSFHDSAIFKHLSSIRTVKTFNLDSTKITLVSAGGRAQICIKVIEFKDIENKLTVESEELVDYQVRGTDKERKGNQNWKSCGVDVDPEMRMMDIEIIKVDNGKFLIVAACSDAILRLYEFEYSDKNNSFKPAGVIKYHKTCILKTKTFKFQEKYILITCTTRGQVAFWNVTDDLISNNIEHDIITDDAKPFFVTTTNKSGINSVDVKVISKDEVIFATGGDDNAIHVNNIKFKNFKCTETQETKVDNFHCSEVTGLSFMGRNLILSTSIDQRITLSKYEMNDDGLTCSFVSQRYSDVPDIQGIDVICETSDKATVCVFGKGLEVLNVDKPR